One Streptomyces sp. NBC_01237 genomic region harbors:
- a CDS encoding HAMP domain-containing sensor histidine kinase, whose product MRWALAKVCLAVTAMVAIAFAVPLGLVVKEMASDRAFSDAERQAATIGPTLSITTDRKELTRAVLSTEPGDEGRLAVHVPAADEPGRRALEIGTRRAPREDVETVRKDGRASITAVRGGSALLTPVALGSGDIAVVEVFVPEGEVSHGVTTAWLMLAGVGIALIVGSVAVADRLGVRMVEPAQRLAGAAQDLGEGRLGTRVPEEGPTELRSAAVAFNSMADQVVQLLANERELAADLSHRLRTPLTVLRLNAASLGEGPAAEQTRAAVEQLEHEVDTIIRTAREQRPQAQGVQKGAGAGCDASEVIRERMGFWSALAEDEGREVRLAGVERTVRIPVARPELAAALDALLGNVFRHTPEGTAFAVDVHHSGDAVIVLVSDAGPGIADPEAALARGSSGRGGAAGAVGSTGLGLDIVRRVAEATGGDLRIGRSVLGGTEVRIWIGLHGSRPERGGRGHGRRVGRQRRGKIRRNAEVRGTRGAGPSR is encoded by the coding sequence ATGAGATGGGCCCTGGCCAAGGTCTGTCTGGCGGTCACCGCCATGGTCGCGATCGCGTTCGCCGTGCCGCTCGGCCTCGTCGTCAAGGAGATGGCCAGCGACCGGGCCTTCTCCGACGCGGAACGGCAGGCCGCCACGATCGGGCCGACCCTCTCCATCACCACCGACCGCAAGGAGCTGACCCGGGCCGTCCTGTCCACCGAACCGGGCGACGAGGGGCGGCTCGCCGTCCATGTCCCGGCCGCCGACGAACCGGGGCGCCGGGCATTGGAGATCGGCACCCGGCGTGCTCCGCGCGAGGACGTGGAGACCGTCCGGAAGGACGGGCGTGCCTCCATCACCGCGGTGCGGGGCGGCTCCGCGCTGCTCACGCCCGTCGCGCTGGGCTCCGGGGACATCGCCGTCGTCGAGGTGTTCGTGCCCGAGGGCGAGGTCTCCCACGGGGTGACCACCGCCTGGCTGATGCTGGCGGGTGTCGGCATCGCGCTGATCGTCGGCTCGGTGGCGGTCGCCGACCGGCTCGGCGTACGCATGGTGGAGCCCGCCCAGCGGCTCGCGGGCGCCGCCCAGGACCTGGGGGAGGGCAGGCTCGGAACCAGGGTCCCGGAGGAGGGGCCCACCGAACTGCGGTCCGCCGCCGTGGCGTTCAACTCGATGGCCGACCAGGTCGTCCAGCTCCTGGCCAACGAACGGGAACTGGCCGCCGACCTCTCGCACCGGCTGCGCACCCCCCTCACGGTGCTCCGGCTCAACGCCGCCTCGCTGGGCGAGGGCCCGGCCGCCGAGCAGACCCGGGCCGCGGTCGAGCAGTTGGAGCACGAGGTCGACACGATCATCCGTACCGCCCGCGAGCAGCGCCCGCAGGCCCAGGGCGTACAGAAGGGTGCGGGGGCCGGCTGCGACGCGTCCGAGGTGATCCGGGAGCGGATGGGCTTCTGGTCGGCGCTCGCCGAGGACGAGGGGCGCGAGGTGCGCCTCGCGGGAGTGGAACGTACGGTACGCATCCCGGTCGCCCGGCCCGAACTGGCCGCCGCGCTGGACGCGTTGCTCGGCAATGTCTTCCGGCACACCCCGGAGGGCACCGCCTTCGCGGTCGATGTGCACCACAGCGGTGACGCGGTGATCGTGCTGGTCTCGGACGCGGGTCCCGGGATCGCCGACCCGGAGGCGGCCCTGGCCCGGGGTTCCAGCGGCCGGGGCGGGGCGGCGGGCGCGGTGGGGTCGACCGGACTCGGCCTGGACATCGTGCGCCGGGTCGCCGAGGCCACCGGTGGCGACCTGCGGATCGGCCGTTCGGTGCTCGGCGGTACGGAGGTCCGGATCTGGATCGGACTGCACGGGAGCAGACCGGAGCGGGGCGGCCGGGGACACGGGCGACGGGTGGGCCGGCAGCGACGCGGGAAGATCCGCCGGAACGCGGAGGTCCGGGGCACCCGCGGCGCGGGGCCGAGCCGCTGA
- a CDS encoding response regulator transcription factor — protein sequence MASVLVVEDDQFVRSALIRHLSEAAHTVRSVGTALEALREVAHHGFDVVVLDLGLPDLDGAEALKMLRSITDVPVIIATARDDESEIVRLLNDGADDYLTKPFSVEHLSARMAAVLRRSRASGGEAPPPRVIRVGGLAIDPLRRQAELDGTAIDLTRREFDLLTFLAGRPGVVVPRKELLAEVWQQSYGDDQTIDVHLSWLRRKLGETAARPRYLHTLRGVGVKLQPPAPEPPA from the coding sequence ATGGCAAGTGTGCTCGTGGTCGAGGACGACCAGTTCGTACGTTCCGCCCTCATCCGGCACCTCAGTGAGGCCGCTCATACGGTACGGAGTGTGGGGACCGCGCTCGAAGCGCTGCGCGAGGTCGCGCACCACGGCTTCGACGTGGTCGTCCTGGATCTCGGACTGCCCGATCTCGACGGCGCCGAGGCGCTGAAGATGCTCCGGTCCATCACCGACGTACCAGTGATCATCGCCACCGCGCGGGACGACGAGAGCGAGATCGTACGGCTGCTCAACGACGGTGCGGACGACTATCTGACCAAGCCGTTCTCGGTCGAACACCTCTCGGCGCGGATGGCCGCCGTGCTGCGCCGCTCGCGCGCCTCGGGCGGTGAGGCGCCGCCGCCCAGGGTCATCCGGGTCGGCGGGCTCGCCATCGACCCGCTGCGCCGCCAGGCCGAACTGGACGGCACGGCCATCGATCTGACCCGCCGTGAATTCGACCTGCTGACCTTCCTCGCGGGGCGGCCGGGCGTCGTCGTCCCGCGCAAGGAACTGCTGGCCGAGGTCTGGCAGCAGTCCTACGGCGACGACCAGACCATCGACGTCCATCTGTCGTGGCTGCGCCGCAAGCTGGGCGAGACCGCGGCCCGCCCGCGCTATCTGCACACCCTGCGCGGCGTCGGCGTGAAGCTCCAGCCACCGGCCCCGGAGCCGCCCGCATGA
- a CDS encoding spermidine synthase — protein sequence MARRGAPAGGARKGSARKQERRAGKGERAGTSRTVDGGLAELIPDRERPHGWTLLLDGAPQSHVDLDDPTYLSFEYQRRIGHIIDLAAPAQHPLHVLHLGGGAFTLARYVAATRPRSTQQIVEVDAALVQLVRAELPLDPQARIRVRSTDARAGLGKIQDGWADLVIADVFSGARTPAHLTSAEFLAEVRRVLKPGGQYAANLADGPPLAHLRGQIATAAAVFPELALAADPTVWRGRRFGNAVLLASDLPLAVAELTRRVASDPHPGRVEHGRALADFTGGAAVVTDEAAKPSPAPPPSAFT from the coding sequence GTGGCACGTCGAGGAGCGCCGGCCGGGGGCGCGCGGAAGGGTTCCGCGCGCAAGCAGGAGCGCCGGGCCGGCAAGGGGGAGCGGGCCGGGACGTCCCGGACGGTGGACGGCGGCCTCGCCGAGCTGATACCCGACCGGGAACGGCCGCACGGCTGGACCCTGCTGCTGGACGGCGCCCCCCAGTCGCACGTGGACCTCGACGACCCGACGTACCTCTCCTTCGAGTACCAGCGCAGGATCGGCCACATCATCGACCTCGCCGCTCCCGCGCAACATCCGCTGCACGTCCTCCATCTGGGCGGCGGTGCCTTCACCCTCGCTCGTTACGTCGCGGCGACCCGCCCCCGCTCCACCCAGCAGATCGTGGAGGTCGACGCCGCCCTCGTCCAACTGGTGCGCGCGGAGCTCCCGCTGGACCCGCAGGCCCGGATCCGGGTCCGCTCCACGGACGCCCGCGCCGGCCTCGGCAAGATCCAGGACGGCTGGGCCGACCTCGTCATCGCCGATGTCTTCAGCGGGGCCCGTACCCCCGCCCATCTCACCTCCGCCGAATTCCTCGCCGAGGTGCGCCGGGTCCTGAAGCCCGGTGGGCAGTACGCCGCCAATCTCGCCGACGGGCCGCCGCTGGCCCATCTGCGCGGCCAGATCGCCACCGCCGCCGCCGTCTTCCCGGAACTGGCGCTCGCCGCCGACCCGACCGTGTGGCGCGGACGCCGCTTCGGCAACGCGGTGCTGCTCGCCTCGGACCTGCCGCTCGCGGTCGCGGAACTGACCCGTCGGGTCGCGAGCGATCCGCACCCCGGCCGCGTCGAACACGGGCGGGCGCTCGCGGACTTCACCGGAGGCGCCGCCGTCGTCACGGACGAGGCCGCCAAACCGTCCCCGGCCCCGCCGCCCTCGGCCTTCACCTGA
- a CDS encoding tetratricopeptide repeat protein: protein MVSTGPVPNVVFRQLRGRRSAGEFAAAVRRAAREIGEHVACDARYIGRVESGEIRCPNYAYERVFLHMFPGSSLADLGFSDREAVRGRGARDTAPAPSPSSPPPVPPTPSLPPPATGRGDIDIDEESDVLRRVFMTSGTATVAAASLSLDGTRAAASPVFLPAQRRVGETEVAAVEKAVRQIRLLDDRHGGDGLYRRAGQPLRAAYALLDSGATTRRATADRLHAGAGELAISVGWLAHDSGRFDDARSHYAEALAMARLAGDAALEAHAFCNASFLARDTGRPREAVRAAEAGQRAARALGSPRLLALLALREAGGRAGLGDRTGCDRAIGRARAAFERGPAAADPEWMTFFRDAEMELLEAQCWSALGDWSRAARHGRRAVALQDAHFTRNLALYRAQLTGDLARAGLADEAAATGHQALDLLDRVRSSRIRGMLAGAARVLEPRGGAAGVATFLTRHADRTHR, encoded by the coding sequence ATGGTGTCGACAGGGCCAGTTCCCAACGTCGTCTTCCGCCAACTGCGCGGCCGACGCTCGGCGGGGGAGTTCGCGGCAGCCGTCCGCAGGGCCGCCCGCGAGATCGGCGAACACGTCGCGTGCGATGCCCGGTACATCGGGCGCGTGGAGTCCGGCGAGATCCGCTGTCCCAACTACGCGTACGAACGGGTCTTCCTGCACATGTTCCCCGGGTCGTCCCTGGCCGACCTGGGGTTCTCGGACCGCGAGGCCGTGCGAGGGAGGGGGGCGCGCGACACGGCCCCTGCGCCCTCGCCCTCTTCACCCCCGCCCGTGCCCCCGACCCCGTCCCTTCCCCCGCCCGCCACGGGCCGCGGCGACATCGACATCGACGAGGAGAGCGACGTGCTGCGTCGCGTGTTCATGACGAGCGGTACCGCCACGGTGGCGGCCGCGTCCCTGAGCCTGGACGGCACCCGCGCGGCTGCCTCCCCGGTCTTCCTGCCCGCGCAGCGCCGGGTCGGCGAGACGGAGGTGGCCGCCGTCGAGAAGGCGGTGCGGCAGATCCGGCTGCTGGACGACCGGCACGGCGGCGACGGGCTCTACCGGCGGGCGGGCCAGCCGCTGCGGGCGGCGTACGCGCTGCTGGACTCCGGGGCCACGACGCGGCGCGCCACCGCGGACCGGCTGCACGCGGGGGCGGGTGAGCTGGCGATCTCGGTGGGGTGGCTGGCCCATGACTCGGGCCGGTTCGACGACGCGCGCTCGCACTACGCGGAGGCGCTCGCCATGGCCCGGCTGGCCGGTGACGCGGCGCTGGAGGCGCACGCGTTCTGCAACGCGTCGTTCCTGGCGCGGGACACGGGGCGGCCCCGGGAGGCGGTCCGGGCGGCGGAGGCCGGACAGCGGGCCGCCCGCGCGCTCGGCTCGCCCCGGCTGCTGGCGCTGCTCGCGCTGCGGGAGGCGGGGGGCCGGGCGGGGCTCGGCGACCGGACGGGGTGCGACCGGGCGATCGGGCGGGCCCGCGCGGCGTTCGAGCGGGGGCCGGCCGCCGCCGATCCGGAGTGGATGACCTTCTTCCGGGACGCCGAGATGGAGCTGCTGGAGGCGCAGTGCTGGTCCGCGCTGGGCGACTGGTCACGGGCGGCCCGGCACGGGCGGCGTGCGGTGGCGCTCCAGGACGCGCACTTCACCAGGAACCTGGCGCTGTACCGGGCGCAGCTGACGGGTGACCTGGCACGGGCGGGCCTGGCCGACGAGGCGGCGGCGACGGGCCACCAGGCGCTGGACCTGCTGGACCGGGTCCGCTCCTCCCGGATCCGGGGAATGCTGGCGGGGGCGGCGCGGGTGCTGGAGCCGCGGGGCGGGGCGGCGGGGGTGGCCACGTTCCTGACCCGCCACGCAGACCGCACCCACCGCTGA
- a CDS encoding histidine phosphatase family protein encodes MAPRILLARHGQTQWSVQGNHTGRTDIPLLDSGRAGAKLLGARLHEEPWAGLPGVEVRTSPLVRAAETCEIAGFGERAEPWDALMEWDYGAYEGLTPAQIRADRPDWLIWRDGVPEGETTAEISARADEIVDWARSADRDVLVFAHGHILRALGARWLGEDVSFGARIRLDPTSLSVLGWAYGMPAVERWNDTGHLHH; translated from the coding sequence ATGGCACCGCGAATCCTGCTCGCCCGGCATGGCCAGACCCAGTGGTCCGTCCAGGGCAATCACACCGGCAGGACGGACATCCCGCTCCTCGACTCCGGCCGCGCGGGCGCGAAGCTGCTCGGCGCACGGCTGCACGAGGAGCCCTGGGCGGGGCTCCCCGGGGTGGAGGTGCGGACCAGCCCGCTCGTCCGGGCCGCCGAGACCTGCGAGATCGCCGGGTTCGGGGAGCGGGCCGAGCCGTGGGACGCGCTGATGGAGTGGGACTACGGGGCGTACGAGGGGCTGACCCCGGCGCAGATCCGGGCGGACCGTCCGGACTGGCTGATCTGGCGCGACGGTGTGCCGGAGGGGGAGACGACGGCGGAGATCTCCGCCCGCGCCGACGAGATCGTCGACTGGGCGCGCTCGGCGGACCGGGACGTCCTGGTCTTCGCCCACGGTCACATCCTGCGGGCGCTGGGCGCGCGGTGGCTGGGCGAGGACGTGTCCTTCGGGGCCAGGATCAGGCTGGATCCGACGTCGCTCTCGGTGCTGGGGTGGGCGTACGGGATGCCGGCGGTGGAACGCTGGAACGACACGGGCCACCTGCACCACTAG
- a CDS encoding phosphatase PAP2 family protein, with protein MPHATAAPVPGHRPRWWTELPLIAVVYALYSAGRLVVRGDVSTAVDHGLAILRLEQALHINAEHPLNRLLTDTPSLGIPADFAYASLHYLVTPAVLIWMFRRRSAAYRAARTWLMTSTLLGMIGFTLMPTCPPRLLDAGYGFVDTMAQYSSYGWWGTGASAPRGLSGMTNQYAAMPSLHVGWAVWCGILLWRHGRHPLIRAAGIAYPLLTTFVVMGTANHYFLDAVAGAAVMGVGALLTRPVMRLADRVKDRFRAASASVAAASTATKSPIVSAGCKTSAGERIPGQRTTSADSTDTARSDAGRSDAAAIDAVRSDAAESDDAPAAAR; from the coding sequence ATGCCGCACGCCACTGCCGCGCCCGTGCCCGGCCACCGGCCCCGCTGGTGGACGGAACTGCCACTGATCGCGGTGGTGTACGCGCTGTACTCGGCGGGACGGCTCGTGGTCCGCGGCGACGTGTCGACGGCGGTCGACCACGGCCTGGCCATCCTCCGCCTGGAGCAGGCGCTCCACATCAACGCCGAGCACCCGCTCAACCGGCTGCTGACCGATACCCCATCGCTCGGGATACCCGCCGACTTCGCGTACGCCTCCCTGCACTACCTGGTCACCCCGGCCGTTCTCATATGGATGTTCCGGCGCAGGTCGGCCGCCTACCGGGCGGCCAGGACCTGGCTGATGACCTCGACCCTGCTGGGCATGATCGGCTTCACGCTGATGCCGACCTGCCCGCCCCGGCTGCTGGACGCCGGATACGGATTCGTCGACACGATGGCCCAGTACAGCTCGTACGGCTGGTGGGGCACCGGCGCGAGCGCGCCGCGCGGGCTCAGCGGAATGACCAACCAGTACGCGGCGATGCCCAGTCTGCACGTGGGCTGGGCCGTGTGGTGCGGGATCCTGCTGTGGCGCCACGGCCGCCACCCCCTCATACGGGCGGCGGGCATCGCTTACCCGCTGCTGACCACTTTCGTGGTGATGGGCACCGCCAACCACTATTTCCTCGACGCCGTCGCGGGCGCCGCCGTGATGGGCGTCGGAGCACTGCTGACCAGGCCGGTGATGCGGCTGGCCGACCGGGTCAAGGACCGGTTCCGGGCGGCTTCCGCCTCTGTCGCCGCGGCCTCCACGGCGACGAAGTCCCCGATTGTCAGTGCCGGATGCAAGACTTCCGCGGGTGAGCGAATCCCCGGCCAGCGGACCACCTCCGCAGATTCCACCGACACGGCACGAAGCGACGCCGGACGAAGCGACGCGGCAGCAATCGACGCGGTCCGAAGCGACGCGGCGGAGAGCGACGACGCTCCGGCAGCGGCTCGCTGA